The following are from one region of the Pseudazoarcus pumilus genome:
- a CDS encoding phage major capsid protein translates to MKKLKLTPAVFLGFTALAAAIPAVFGVTPLAMLASLFIVALAALFTERGASSYTGTFRRQFGKVGSLEDVAEQYKEVQANLKDVQSNLEKHFGHSGEISARLQAIEQTVAKHGYGEGTAALINSVGAEALDSLRESSAFAALSEWNQGTARAPVRAGIRAIINTPSEGTSSEGHYMPSNPERSGVFGPALRPQRLLEALESRPTTADSVEHVRLHYDGEPSEQLEEGDEKKEIDVEGELVSANIVTIAGHTTASRQVLSDHAALQANINDVMNNKLMARLEHRLINGQGGQGRIEGLIEVGTTFLPTIGATPADIIGEALVRQADKGYTPSIVVMNPLDWFRLQLTRKGDTDNEYLFGSPTMPVPPSLWNVAVVRTPAMPEGEALTIDRGHVTVLDREQASVMLSNSHKDYFTRNLVAILGELRAGLEVRDAWAVYHMDLNAPSSE, encoded by the coding sequence ATGAAAAAACTGAAGCTCACCCCTGCGGTATTCCTGGGTTTCACCGCCCTGGCCGCCGCGATCCCGGCTGTGTTCGGGGTCACACCCCTGGCGATGCTCGCCTCGCTGTTCATCGTCGCACTGGCGGCACTGTTCACGGAGCGCGGCGCATCGTCTTACACGGGCACCTTCCGCCGCCAGTTCGGCAAGGTCGGCAGCCTCGAGGATGTCGCGGAGCAGTACAAGGAAGTGCAGGCCAATCTCAAGGACGTGCAGAGCAACCTTGAAAAGCACTTCGGGCATAGCGGCGAAATCTCCGCGCGCTTGCAGGCAATCGAGCAAACCGTCGCGAAACACGGCTATGGCGAAGGCACTGCCGCGCTGATCAATTCCGTCGGCGCAGAAGCGCTTGATTCGCTTCGCGAGTCGTCGGCATTCGCTGCGCTGTCCGAGTGGAACCAGGGCACCGCCCGCGCTCCGGTTCGGGCCGGCATCCGCGCGATCATCAACACCCCGAGCGAGGGCACCTCGAGCGAAGGGCATTACATGCCGAGCAATCCCGAACGCTCGGGCGTGTTTGGCCCTGCCCTGCGCCCGCAGAGGCTGCTCGAAGCCCTCGAATCGCGCCCGACTACGGCCGACTCCGTTGAACATGTTCGTCTGCACTACGACGGCGAGCCGTCCGAGCAGCTGGAGGAAGGCGACGAGAAGAAAGAGATCGACGTCGAGGGCGAGCTGGTAAGCGCCAACATCGTGACGATCGCCGGTCACACCACGGCATCGCGACAAGTGCTGTCGGACCATGCGGCGCTGCAGGCGAACATCAACGACGTGATGAACAACAAGCTGATGGCCCGCCTCGAGCATCGCCTGATCAACGGTCAAGGCGGACAGGGCCGGATCGAGGGTTTGATCGAGGTCGGCACGACGTTCCTGCCCACGATCGGCGCAACGCCGGCTGACATCATCGGCGAGGCGTTGGTGCGGCAGGCCGACAAGGGCTATACCCCGTCGATCGTGGTGATGAACCCGCTCGATTGGTTCCGCCTGCAACTGACCCGCAAGGGCGATACCGACAATGAGTATCTGTTCGGCTCGCCGACCATGCCTGTACCGCCGTCGCTGTGGAACGTGGCCGTCGTCCGCACCCCGGCGATGCCGGAAGGCGAGGCGCTCACGATCGACAGGGGGCACGTCACCGTTCTCGACCGCGAGCAGGCATCCGTGATGCTCTCCAACAGTCATAAGGATTACTTCACCCGAAACTTGGTGGCGATCCTGGGAGAGCTGCGCGCCGGCCTCGAGGTCCGCGACGCCTGGGCTGTCTATCACATGGACCTGAACGCACCTTCGAGCGAGTAA
- a CDS encoding response regulator, translating into MSEGRVRIVLVDDHSLFRGGMRMLLGREAGFEVIGEAGDASEGIKAVARLAPDVVLLDLNMPGMSGAEAARILAEETPDVRVLMLTVSEDAEDLFAALRAGACGYLLKNIEAEALIAAIRSAAAGESVISPRMMGKLLSGVRAETPAPAREVPESERLTPREGEILALIARGKSNKEIARALEVAESTVKIHVQNLLRKLGLASRVQAAVYAVERGLGGE; encoded by the coding sequence ATGAGCGAAGGGCGCGTGCGCATCGTGCTGGTCGACGACCACAGCCTGTTTCGCGGCGGCATGCGCATGCTGCTCGGGCGCGAGGCCGGCTTCGAGGTGATCGGCGAGGCCGGGGACGCGAGCGAGGGCATCAAGGCGGTGGCGCGACTGGCGCCGGACGTGGTGCTGCTGGATCTCAACATGCCCGGCATGTCCGGCGCCGAGGCCGCGCGCATCCTCGCCGAGGAGACTCCCGATGTGCGCGTGCTGATGCTCACCGTGTCGGAGGATGCCGAGGATCTGTTCGCGGCGCTGCGGGCCGGCGCCTGTGGCTATCTGCTCAAGAACATCGAGGCCGAGGCGCTGATCGCGGCGATCCGCAGCGCGGCAGCGGGCGAATCGGTGATCTCGCCGCGCATGATGGGCAAGCTGCTCTCCGGCGTGCGCGCCGAGACACCGGCACCCGCGCGTGAGGTGCCCGAGTCGGAACGGCTGACCCCGCGCGAGGGCGAGATCCTGGCCCTGATCGCGCGCGGCAAGAGCAACAAGGAAATCGCGCGCGCGCTCGAAGTGGCCGAGAGCACGGTCAAGATCCACGTGCAGAACCTGTTGCGCAAGCTCGGGCTGGCAAGCCGCGTGCAGGCGGCCGTGTACGCGGTCGAGCGCGGCCTCGGTGGAGAGTGA
- a CDS encoding helix-turn-helix domain-containing protein produces MRDAIRANRVAVSCDERVSEADAAQLLGLHPGTLKNLRHQGTGPPAYRIPVAGSRISYRVDDLAAWVEARRH; encoded by the coding sequence ATGCGTGACGCGATCCGCGCGAATCGAGTCGCCGTCAGTTGCGACGAGCGCGTGAGCGAGGCCGACGCCGCCCAACTGCTCGGGCTGCACCCCGGAACGCTGAAGAACCTGCGCCACCAGGGCACCGGCCCGCCGGCCTACCGTATTCCAGTCGCCGGGAGCCGTATTTCATACCGCGTTGATGACCTTGCGGCATGGGTCGAAGCTCGACGACATTAA
- a CDS encoding AAA family ATPase: MTDEERGAMRKRKSVAEICSVDYLELAAKDLPEPESILGSWLLRQTLSMVYGWRGVGKSFWVMGVIWAVSTGGRFLKWDASYPMRVLYIDGELPARTLQDRFASLCEMYGAKPEPGFLTVITSDLLARAAPDLASEDDRLSLDELIEEKKIDVIVLDNLSCLIRSGAAENDAESWVDVSSWALHHRAKGRSVLFVHHAGKGGAQRGTSRREDLLDVVICLKKPPDYSPDEGARFEVHFEKARHLYGEDVEPFEAALVTDPDGYQRWVTSGLEGNLDDRIIEMFGLPGVSMTDIAREIGIDKSNVSRRIQRLKAEGRIVDQPKQPRTSSRDPRDRELL, from the coding sequence ATGACCGACGAAGAGCGCGGTGCGATGCGCAAGCGCAAATCCGTCGCGGAAATTTGCTCTGTGGACTATCTGGAATTGGCGGCGAAGGACTTGCCTGAACCCGAATCGATTTTAGGGTCCTGGCTCCTTCGGCAAACCCTCAGCATGGTCTACGGCTGGCGTGGTGTCGGGAAATCCTTTTGGGTAATGGGAGTCATTTGGGCAGTCTCGACAGGAGGCCGTTTCCTTAAATGGGATGCGTCTTACCCGATGCGAGTGCTCTACATAGATGGAGAACTACCTGCCCGGACGCTGCAAGACCGCTTTGCCTCTCTGTGTGAGATGTACGGCGCAAAACCTGAACCAGGATTTTTAACGGTCATTACCTCGGATCTGTTGGCGCGCGCCGCGCCTGATCTCGCCTCGGAAGATGATCGGCTTTCCTTGGACGAGCTCATCGAGGAGAAGAAGATCGATGTGATCGTACTCGACAATCTTTCGTGCCTGATCAGATCCGGCGCGGCAGAAAACGACGCTGAATCATGGGTGGATGTCAGTTCCTGGGCGCTTCACCACCGCGCCAAGGGCCGAAGTGTTCTGTTCGTCCATCACGCCGGCAAGGGTGGCGCTCAGCGCGGCACCAGCCGGCGCGAGGATCTTCTCGACGTGGTTATCTGCCTGAAGAAGCCGCCTGACTATTCGCCCGACGAGGGCGCACGGTTTGAGGTGCACTTCGAGAAGGCGCGGCACCTGTACGGCGAGGACGTTGAGCCCTTCGAGGCCGCGCTCGTCACAGACCCTGATGGCTACCAAAGATGGGTGACATCTGGGCTTGAGGGCAACCTCGACGACCGGATTATCGAGATGTTCGGCCTACCAGGCGTGAGCATGACCGACATTGCCCGCGAGATCGGTATCGACAAAAGCAACGTCTCGCGCCGGATTCAGCGCCTCAAGGCTGAAGGTCGGATCGTCGATCAGCCGAAGCAGCCCCGAACGTCCAGCCGTGATCCGCGCGACCGGGAACTGCTGTGA
- a CDS encoding histidine kinase — protein MPLANNSLHFKITGILLVFFVAAFAAIGLTLFTSWQLKGAAAAINDAGSLRMGTYRIAWLIEQGEGGALAPMTAASRLAGELARFDVVLDGLIGGDPARPLAVPRGDDIVEDLGALSAHWYGHIRPALAALVEAAGPDAAAFGGAPVEADVLAARIDDIVRRMELRYAEETAWLRGSQILLVFMAIVGTVFLIRFFVSQVIRPVESLASGLARMEREDFGVRLPIQRHDELGDVTEGFNRMAAHLQHLYGTLEDRVQDKTETLTARNRELGILYSSISFLHEPHDMDSLCRGFLLRIRETMGASAAAVRLMDSGGENLYITYCEGLDPGFLDSEEMISCADCLCGEASRKPVTFFAQLDPPGKGVTHDVCSKAGFRSVTATTISVNKRPIGVFNLFFDQVRTVGQADRLMLETLGEQLGVAIDNLRLQSRERELAVSEERNLLARELHDSIAQALAYMNLQLQMCEHALAEGDTTEVRESLARIRCGVQESYDDVRELLVHFRSRVGQQDLEAALDAALRRLGEQGEVITHLEVDGGGAPLDAETETQVLYIVQEALSNVRKHARAKHVTVALQRGVDGLAVTVRDDGMGFDALSPCDDAHAHIGLTVMRERAERIGAGFSVRSAPGEGTEVRIELQRRMEAVPA, from the coding sequence ATGCCCCTGGCCAACAATAGCCTGCACTTCAAGATCACCGGCATCCTGCTGGTGTTCTTCGTCGCCGCCTTCGCGGCGATCGGCCTGACGCTGTTCACATCGTGGCAGCTAAAGGGGGCGGCCGCGGCGATCAATGACGCGGGCAGCCTGCGCATGGGCACCTATCGCATCGCCTGGCTGATCGAGCAGGGCGAGGGCGGCGCGCTGGCGCCGATGACTGCGGCCTCGCGCCTGGCCGGCGAGCTCGCCCGCTTCGACGTGGTGCTCGACGGGCTGATCGGGGGCGATCCTGCGCGCCCGCTCGCGGTGCCGCGCGGCGACGATATCGTCGAGGATCTGGGCGCGCTCTCCGCGCATTGGTACGGCCACATTCGCCCGGCGCTGGCCGCGCTGGTCGAGGCCGCAGGGCCGGATGCGGCGGCCTTCGGCGGTGCCCCGGTGGAGGCCGACGTGCTGGCCGCGCGCATCGATGACATCGTGCGCCGCATGGAACTCCGCTATGCCGAGGAGACGGCCTGGCTGCGTGGCTCGCAGATCCTGCTGGTCTTCATGGCCATCGTCGGCACGGTATTCCTGATCCGCTTCTTCGTCAGCCAGGTGATCCGTCCGGTGGAGTCGCTCGCCAGCGGTCTGGCGCGCATGGAGCGCGAGGACTTCGGCGTGCGTCTGCCCATCCAGCGGCATGACGAGCTGGGCGACGTGACCGAGGGCTTCAACCGCATGGCGGCCCACCTGCAGCACCTGTACGGCACGCTCGAGGACCGCGTGCAGGACAAGACCGAGACGCTCACCGCGCGCAACCGCGAGCTGGGCATCCTGTATTCGTCGATCAGTTTTCTGCACGAGCCGCACGACATGGACAGCCTGTGCCGCGGCTTTCTTTTGCGCATCCGCGAGACCATGGGCGCCTCGGCCGCGGCCGTGCGGCTGATGGACAGCGGCGGCGAGAACCTCTACATCACCTACTGCGAGGGTCTGGATCCGGGTTTTCTCGATTCGGAGGAGATGATTTCCTGCGCCGACTGCCTGTGTGGCGAGGCCTCGCGCAAGCCGGTGACCTTCTTCGCCCAGCTCGACCCCCCGGGCAAGGGCGTGACGCACGATGTCTGCAGCAAGGCGGGATTCCGCTCGGTGACGGCGACCACGATCAGTGTCAACAAGCGCCCCATCGGCGTGTTCAACCTGTTCTTCGACCAGGTCCGCACGGTCGGTCAGGCCGACCGGCTGATGCTCGAAACCCTGGGCGAGCAGCTCGGCGTGGCGATCGACAACCTGCGCCTGCAGTCGCGCGAGCGCGAGCTGGCGGTGTCCGAGGAGCGCAACCTGCTCGCGCGCGAGCTGCACGATTCCATCGCCCAGGCGCTGGCCTACATGAACCTGCAGTTGCAGATGTGCGAGCACGCGCTGGCCGAAGGCGACACCACCGAGGTGCGCGAAAGTCTCGCGCGCATCCGCTGCGGCGTGCAGGAGAGCTACGACGACGTGCGCGAACTGCTGGTGCATTTTCGCAGCCGCGTCGGTCAGCAGGATCTGGAAGCCGCGCTCGACGCGGCCCTGCGGCGCCTGGGCGAACAAGGCGAGGTGATCACGCACCTGGAGGTCGACGGCGGCGGCGCGCCGCTCGACGCGGAGACGGAGACGCAGGTGCTCTACATCGTGCAGGAGGCCTTGTCGAACGTGCGCAAGCATGCGCGCGCGAAGCATGTCACGGTCGCTCTGCAGCGCGGTGTCGACGGGCTGGCCGTGACGGTGCGCGATGACGGGATGGGGTTCGATGCGCTCTCGCCGTGCGACGACGCACACGCCCACATCGGCCTGACCGTGATGCGCGAGCGCGCCGAGCGCATCGGCGCCGGCTTCTCGGTGCGATCGGCACCGGGCGAGGGGACCGAGGTCCGCATCGAGTTGCAGCGTCGCATGGAGGCCGTGCCGGCATGA
- a CDS encoding peptidylprolyl isomerase, with product MHEVTDKPARVNGVELHAAGEAPDAATLRQRACVELLRQRAIAAGLLAADDEAGCDGVISEAAAEAIEGLIDREVEVPEPDDEACRRHHAANAAQFDEGEALRLRHILFAVTPGVDVVALRKHAEHVLLEVRSHEDGVDPFVEAARTQSNCPSGAEGGDLGWLTRDDCAPEFARELFGRDELGVLPRLVHSRFGLHVVEVLERRPGESRAFEAVAGAVRASLRRQAYHTALRQYLALLAGAAELEGVDLDGADTPLVQ from the coding sequence ATGCATGAAGTTACCGACAAGCCGGCACGGGTAAACGGTGTCGAACTGCACGCGGCCGGCGAGGCGCCCGATGCGGCGACGCTGCGCCAGCGCGCCTGTGTCGAGTTGCTGCGCCAGCGTGCGATCGCAGCGGGCCTGCTCGCCGCCGACGACGAGGCCGGTTGCGACGGCGTGATCAGCGAGGCCGCGGCCGAGGCCATCGAAGGCCTCATCGATCGGGAGGTCGAGGTGCCCGAGCCCGATGACGAGGCCTGCCGTCGCCATCACGCGGCCAACGCCGCGCAGTTCGACGAGGGTGAGGCATTGCGCCTGCGCCACATCCTGTTCGCGGTCACGCCCGGCGTGGATGTGGTGGCGCTGCGCAAGCATGCCGAGCACGTGCTGCTCGAGGTGCGCAGTCACGAGGACGGCGTCGATCCCTTCGTCGAGGCCGCGCGCACGCAGTCGAACTGCCCCAGCGGCGCAGAGGGCGGCGATCTGGGCTGGCTCACGCGCGACGACTGTGCGCCGGAGTTCGCGCGCGAGCTCTTCGGCCGCGACGAGCTGGGCGTGCTGCCGCGTCTCGTGCACAGCCGTTTCGGCCTGCACGTGGTCGAGGTGCTCGAACGCCGGCCCGGCGAGTCGCGCGCGTTTGAGGCGGTGGCTGGCGCGGTGCGTGCATCCTTGCGTCGTCAGGCCTACCATACGGCCCTGCGCCAGTATCTCGCGCTGCTTGCCGGCGCGGCCGAACTGGAAGGCGTCGATCTGGACGGTGCCGATACCCCGCTGGTGCAATAG
- the asd gene encoding archaetidylserine decarboxylase (Phosphatidylserine decarboxylase is synthesized as a single chain precursor. Generation of the pyruvoyl active site from a Ser is coupled to cleavage of a Gly-Ser bond between the larger (beta) and smaller (alpha chains). It is an integral membrane protein.): MSDRFAVLPQYLLPKQALTALMGRLANLEGGAATTAVIRWFVRRYGVDMSEAAEPDVAAYASFNAFFTRALREGVRPLAESGLLCPVDGAISQCGRIDGERILQAKGHEYTCTALLGGDRGLAETFRDGSFATLYLSPRDYHRIHMPCDGRLRRMIHVPGSLFSVNPLTARTVPGLFARNERVVCVFDSDEGPFVMVLVGATIVGSMATSWHGVINPPRPGTVREWSYADGEVVLARGAEMGRFLLGSTVVMLFPRDTVVFDAGWCEGRPVRLGEIMAHSLPTQFQSGF; this comes from the coding sequence GTGTCCGACCGATTTGCCGTCCTGCCGCAATACCTGCTGCCCAAGCAGGCGCTGACCGCGCTGATGGGGCGGCTCGCCAACCTCGAGGGCGGCGCGGCGACGACGGCGGTGATCCGCTGGTTCGTGCGCCGCTATGGCGTGGACATGAGCGAGGCTGCCGAGCCGGACGTCGCCGCCTACGCCAGTTTCAACGCATTCTTCACGCGCGCCCTGCGCGAGGGCGTGCGGCCTCTGGCTGAGAGCGGGTTGCTGTGTCCGGTCGACGGGGCGATCAGCCAGTGCGGACGCATCGACGGCGAGCGCATTCTCCAGGCCAAGGGGCATGAGTACACCTGCACCGCGCTGCTCGGTGGCGACCGAGGGCTGGCCGAGACATTTCGCGATGGCAGCTTCGCCACGCTGTACCTGAGTCCGCGCGACTATCACCGCATCCACATGCCGTGCGACGGACGCCTACGCCGCATGATCCACGTGCCCGGATCGCTGTTCTCGGTCAATCCGCTCACGGCACGCACGGTGCCGGGGCTGTTCGCGCGCAACGAGCGCGTGGTGTGTGTCTTCGACTCGGACGAAGGGCCCTTCGTGATGGTGCTCGTCGGCGCTACGATCGTCGGCAGCATGGCGACGAGTTGGCACGGCGTGATCAATCCGCCGCGTCCCGGTACGGTGCGCGAGTGGTCGTACGCGGATGGCGAAGTCGTGCTCGCGCGCGGTGCCGAGATGGGTCGCTTCCTGCTCGGTTCGACGGTCGTGATGCTGTTTCCGCGCGACACCGTTGTGTTCGATGCCGGCTGGTGCGAAGGACGCCCGGTGCGGCTTGGAGAAATCATGGCCCACTCGCTGCCGACGCAGTTCCAAAGCGGATTCTGA
- a CDS encoding U32 family peptidase → MKISIGPLLYFWSREAVFDFYDEVAGVDADIVYLGETVCSKRRALRTDDWLQIAERLQQAGKEVVLSTLALVEAESELASLRRAVGNGRHAIEANDMAAVGMAANAGTPFVAGPHLNTYNAGTLRMLAGLGARRWVMPVELSHDTLAQMQAARPEGVETEVFAFGRLPLAFSARCFSARTDGRAKDECGLCCGDDPQGRLVRTREGADFLVINGVQTQSASLANLVAEVPQMRALGVDVVRISPHSPELTADAVASFRAAIDGSQVHDPLAGLRETQPDGAWCNGYWHGRPGMQWHVMTEGRDTHS, encoded by the coding sequence ATGAAGATCTCGATTGGGCCGCTGCTGTATTTCTGGTCGCGCGAGGCGGTGTTCGACTTCTACGACGAAGTGGCCGGGGTGGATGCCGACATCGTCTACCTGGGCGAGACCGTCTGCTCCAAGCGCCGCGCGCTGCGAACGGACGACTGGCTGCAGATCGCCGAACGACTGCAGCAGGCGGGCAAGGAGGTGGTGCTCAGCACGCTCGCGCTGGTCGAGGCCGAATCCGAACTGGCGAGCCTGCGCCGCGCGGTGGGCAACGGTCGCCACGCGATCGAGGCCAACGACATGGCGGCGGTGGGGATGGCGGCCAATGCCGGTACGCCTTTCGTCGCTGGCCCGCATCTGAACACCTACAACGCCGGCACGCTGCGCATGCTCGCCGGACTCGGCGCGCGCCGCTGGGTGATGCCGGTGGAACTGTCGCACGACACGCTCGCGCAGATGCAGGCCGCACGACCCGAGGGCGTGGAGACCGAGGTCTTCGCCTTCGGCCGCCTGCCGCTGGCCTTCTCGGCACGTTGCTTCTCGGCGCGCACCGACGGACGCGCCAAGGATGAGTGCGGGCTGTGCTGCGGCGACGATCCCCAAGGGCGTCTGGTGCGCACGCGCGAAGGTGCCGACTTCCTGGTCATCAACGGCGTCCAGACGCAGTCGGCGAGCCTGGCCAATCTGGTTGCCGAAGTGCCGCAGATGCGTGCGCTGGGCGTCGACGTGGTGCGCATCTCGCCGCATTCTCCGGAGCTGACGGCCGATGCCGTGGCCAGCTTCCGGGCCGCGATCGATGGCAGCCAGGTGCATGATCCGCTGGCTGGATTGCGCGAGACGCAGCCGGATGGGGCGTGGTGCAACGGGTACTGGCACGGCCGTCCGGGCATGCAGTGGCATGTCATGACCGAAGGGCGCGATACCCACTCCTAG
- the ubiU gene encoding ubiquinone anaerobic biosynthesis protein UbiU — MNTPRRVELVCPAGSLPALRAAVDHGADCVYMGFRDATNARNFPGLNFDDDGARRAIDYAHARGAKVLLALNTYPQPQSWAQWTSALDRAADLGVDAVILADPGLLEHAARHHPRLRLHLSVQGSVTSHEAIRFFHERFGVSRVVLPRVLSMSQVRRVVEHSPVEVEVFGFGSLCVMVEGRCALSSYVTGESPNTCGACSPAHAVRWEEGADGRHSRLNGVLIDTYAPDEPAGYPTLCKGRFEVGGETGYAFEEPTSLSVLDLLPELVDAGVAAIKVEGRQRSPAYVAQVTRVLREALDACLRDPQSFAPRAEWVAALDRVSEGSLHTLGALDRAWQ, encoded by the coding sequence ATGAATACGCCACGGCGTGTCGAACTCGTCTGCCCGGCCGGCAGCCTGCCGGCCCTGCGTGCAGCCGTCGATCATGGCGCGGACTGCGTCTACATGGGCTTTCGCGACGCCACCAATGCGCGCAATTTTCCGGGGCTCAATTTCGACGACGACGGCGCGCGTCGTGCCATCGACTACGCCCATGCGCGCGGTGCCAAGGTGCTGCTCGCGCTCAACACCTATCCCCAGCCGCAGTCCTGGGCGCAATGGACTTCGGCGCTGGACCGCGCTGCCGATCTGGGCGTCGACGCGGTGATCCTCGCCGATCCGGGCCTGCTCGAACACGCCGCGCGCCATCACCCGCGACTGCGTCTGCACCTGTCGGTGCAGGGCTCGGTGACTTCGCACGAGGCGATCCGCTTCTTCCATGAACGCTTCGGCGTCAGTCGCGTCGTCCTGCCCCGCGTGCTGTCGATGTCGCAGGTGCGCCGCGTCGTCGAACACAGCCCGGTGGAGGTCGAGGTGTTCGGCTTCGGCAGCCTGTGCGTGATGGTCGAGGGCCGCTGCGCGCTCTCTTCCTACGTCACCGGCGAGTCCCCCAACACCTGCGGCGCGTGCTCGCCCGCGCACGCGGTGCGCTGGGAGGAGGGTGCCGACGGCCGACATTCGCGCCTGAACGGCGTGCTCATCGACACCTATGCGCCGGACGAGCCGGCCGGCTATCCGACGCTGTGCAAGGGCCGCTTCGAAGTCGGCGGCGAGACCGGCTACGCCTTCGAGGAACCCACCAGCCTGTCGGTGCTGGACCTGCTGCCCGAACTGGTGGATGCCGGCGTGGCGGCGATCAAGGTCGAGGGGCGCCAGCGCAGCCCGGCCTATGTTGCGCAGGTCACGCGTGTGCTGCGCGAGGCGCTAGACGCGTGCCTGCGCGACCCGCAGTCCTTCGCGCCGCGTGCCGAATGGGTGGCTGCGCTCGACCGCGTCTCCGAGGGAAGTCTGCACACGCTGGGCGCGCTCGACCGCGCCTGGCAATGA
- a CDS encoding tyrosine-type recombinase/integrase translates to MNVATITRRTGKSGTSYKVQIRIKGYPTDTASFDRLTDAKRWAAETEAAIRQGKHFGIARRRSFADLADKYEASIGEYLKSAQARRGHFRYWRSEFRGHSLEDITPALIAASYAKLHKDSDRSIATANRYLASLSAAFTYAVKELGWIERNPCSRVRKGTESAGRVRYLEDDERVRLLKACKESRNPLLYPACVLALSTGARQSELMNLRWPQIDFARRTILLRDGETKNGSGRVLPLTGEAFNLLRDMSKVRDLRDDRVFPVAAAGRGFGSLRNAWDKALARAKVEDFRWHDLRHTAASYLTMAGVGSMEVAKVLGHKTLQMTARYSHLSPERTVEIGDVLTKRLGLTGKARR, encoded by the coding sequence ATGAACGTGGCAACTATCACCAGGCGCACGGGCAAGAGCGGCACCAGCTACAAGGTGCAGATTCGCATCAAGGGATACCCGACCGACACCGCGAGCTTTGACCGACTGACCGACGCGAAACGCTGGGCAGCCGAAACCGAAGCCGCGATCCGACAGGGCAAGCACTTCGGTATCGCTCGACGCCGTTCATTCGCCGACCTGGCAGACAAGTACGAAGCTTCAATCGGCGAGTACCTCAAATCGGCGCAAGCGCGGCGCGGCCATTTCAGATACTGGCGCAGCGAGTTCCGCGGGCACAGCCTCGAGGACATCACGCCTGCCCTGATCGCCGCGAGCTACGCCAAGTTGCACAAGGATAGCGATCGATCGATTGCGACGGCGAATCGCTACCTGGCGTCCCTGAGCGCCGCCTTTACCTACGCCGTGAAGGAGTTGGGCTGGATCGAGCGCAACCCCTGCTCTCGCGTACGCAAGGGCACCGAATCGGCCGGTCGTGTCCGGTATCTCGAGGACGACGAGCGCGTGCGCCTGCTCAAGGCCTGCAAGGAGTCTCGCAATCCCCTGCTCTACCCTGCATGCGTCCTGGCGCTATCGACCGGCGCGCGCCAATCCGAACTGATGAACCTTCGCTGGCCGCAAATCGACTTCGCGCGACGAACCATTCTCTTGCGCGACGGCGAAACGAAGAACGGTAGCGGCCGCGTTCTGCCGCTTACCGGGGAGGCCTTCAACCTACTTCGCGACATGAGCAAGGTCCGCGATCTGCGGGATGATCGGGTTTTCCCGGTGGCTGCCGCGGGGCGAGGCTTTGGCAGCCTGCGGAACGCCTGGGACAAGGCGCTCGCGCGTGCCAAGGTCGAGGACTTCCGGTGGCATGACCTACGCCACACCGCCGCGAGCTACCTCACGATGGCCGGCGTGGGTTCAATGGAGGTCGCCAAGGTACTTGGCCACAAAACCCTGCAGATGACGGCGCGGTATTCGCACCTATCGCCCGAGCGCACCGTAGAGATTGGCGACGTACTGACAAAGAGGCTTGGCTTGACTGGCAAGGCCAGACGATGA
- the ubiT gene encoding ubiquinone anaerobic biosynthesis accessory factor UbiT codes for MKLPLPPLAFLVRTLPDPFHAEALSRLANHLMKGQEIARRLDELDGRRICVAVTDAARAPVFRVHAGRIERAPEGDWDVRIGGRLEDLIALASRAEDPDTLFFQRRLTLEGDTATGLLLKNLLDALDFDVDAHCNAVLGPQAGRWAAGVARAVFARLPRTQTG; via the coding sequence ATGAAACTGCCCCTGCCGCCGCTGGCCTTCCTCGTTCGCACCCTGCCCGACCCCTTCCATGCCGAGGCGCTCTCGCGTCTGGCCAACCATCTGATGAAGGGGCAGGAGATCGCCCGTCGCCTCGACGAACTCGACGGGCGCCGCATCTGTGTCGCCGTCACCGACGCGGCGCGCGCGCCGGTGTTCCGGGTACACGCCGGCCGCATCGAACGCGCGCCCGAGGGCGATTGGGACGTGCGCATCGGCGGGCGGCTGGAGGATCTGATCGCGCTGGCCAGCCGCGCCGAGGACCCCGACACGCTGTTCTTCCAGCGCAGGCTGACGCTCGAGGGCGACACCGCCACCGGACTGCTGCTCAAGAACCTGCTCGATGCGCTGGATTTCGACGTGGACGCGCACTGCAATGCCGTGCTGGGACCGCAGGCCGGCCGCTGGGCCGCGGGCGTGGCGCGCGCCGTGTTCGCGCGCCTGCCGCGCACGCAGACAGGCTGA